GCGCTCCTTGAGCACCCCCACTACCTCAAACGGTTCATTGTTGATACGGACGCTCTGGCCAAGGGGATCTGTGAAGCCGAATAGATCGCTGGTGAGCGTAGCCCCTAGGATCACCACGCGGCGCTGTTCTTCAACGTCTTGCGAGGTCAGGAACCGCCCGCTGGCCACTTCCAGGTTGCGTACAGCAGCATATTCGGCCGTGGTCCCCACCACCTAGTTTTGACTGTTCTTGTTCCCGTAGACCAAGCGGGCACTAGAGCCATAGACCGGCGCCAGCCGTGTAATGAACGGATGCATAGTGTGATCGGCTAGGGCCTGTACATCGCCCATGGTCAGAGTGCGCGCTGATCCGTCGGCTTCCCGCAGCCCCCCCCACATTGCTAGCGCCGGGAATAATTACGAGCAAGTTCGTCCCTTGGCTTTGAATTCGCTCGGTGATGTTGGAGGTCGCCCCTCGCCCAATGCCCATGGTTGTCAACACCGCAGCCACACCGATGATGATCCCCAAAATGGTCAGGGCAGCCCGCAACTTATGCATTGCGATGCTTTCCAGAGAGGTTTGTATGTACCTAAGCCACCTCATAGGCGAACTCCACCGCCTGAGCAGGCTGCTCCTGAAGGACCAGGCCATCGCTTAGGGTGACAATCCGCTGCGCCCGACGTGCTACCTTGGGGTCGTGGGTGACCACGATCACGGTGAGCCCTTGGCTGTGCAACTCGTTGAAGAGATCAAGAATCTCGGCGCCCGTCTTGCTGTCGAGCGCGCCCGTGGGCTCGTCAGCCAGGAGCAAGCTGGGGTGGTTCACCAGCGCCCGGGCGATGGCCACCCTTTGCTGCTGCCCACCGGAAAGCTCCTCTGGCCGATGATGGGCGCGGTCGATTAGGCCCACACGAGAGAGCGCGGCCATAGCCATCTCGCGGGCTCGACGGGACGGCGTGCCGGCATAGAAAAGGGGTAATTCCACCTGACGAAGAGCGCTGGCGCGCGGCAGTAGGTTGAACTGAAGAACGACCTAGAAATCCCGCCCACTAGCGATCACTTTTTGATGGTATCATGAGATTGTGGAAATCTTGTGGAGGAATGGAGCCCGCGTTATCACCTGGAGTCGTATACGCCTCGCAGATCGTTCCAGCGCACCATTAGCGTATCGCGCAAGTTGCGCAGCGAGTCCCGCAGCGGATGCACCTTGGTCTCCGTGCCGTAGTGCCATTCCACCGGCACCTCTTTCACGCGATAGCCCCGTTTGATAGCGAGGAACAGCAGCTCTACATCGAAGCCGGTAACGGCCGCGCCCTTCACCCGCGGTGCGTCGTCAGCATACAGTCGTACCCGTCGGAAGAGGTCTTGCGCCACATCATATCGGAACGCCTTGAATCCACACTGCGTGTCCTGAAAATGCCCCACTGCCACGATTCGTACAATCAGATTAAACACCCGCCCCATCAGATGGCGATACCATGGCTCATCATAGCGGACGGCGCCCGCGCCCTCGCGTGAGCCGATGGCGATGTCATAACCGGCTTCCAAATGAGCGGCTAGCTTTTCCCATTCCTCGATCGGCGTGGCTAGGTCGGCATCGCAGAACAGCACGTAATGCCCTCGAGCGGCCAGGACACCCGTGCGTACCGTGTACGCCTTGCCGCGGTGATCGTTGCGGATCAAACGCAGGTTGGGATATACGGGAAGCATACGCTCGACGACGCTGGCCGTCCCATCCGTGCTGCCATCATCCACCACGACCACTTCCGTCACGTACGGTTTTGCCTTCATATAGGCGAAGACCCGCTCCAAGGTCCGCGGCAGCCTGCGCTCCTCGTTATAGGCTGGGATCACAATAGAGAGATACGGTCGCTCCATCCCCAGACTCGCTTCCCTGTGTTCACAGCCACCATAACGCCCATGCTGCGGTGACTAGTCCGCCCGTCAGCGAGCAGAGAAAGTTCACCCCGTCGTTGCTCAGCCATATCCACCCGCGCAGACGCCGAGTAGGCGTGCCGCAGTGGTGGACCGCTCGCTCTGTCTCCTTCTGGCAACGGTCGCACCAATACGTTGCCTGTACGGTGGCTCCCAGTAAGCTATCGCACAGGGCGCCGATCCACCCTCCTACAGCAGCCCATAACGGCCACCATGTGGCCTCGTGAGCCAACGGCACACCGGTTAGCGTTGCAACTTGAGCCCAGGTCCACGCTGCTAGGCCAATCAACAGTCCCCCCGCCAACGCTGCCACGAATCCCAACGCCGTCACTCCGCCCGAGGTTCCTGCTGGCACCACCCGTCCCGTGGTGATCAAGCGAGGCCTTTGTCGACTGAGCACGCCCAGCTCGGTCGCCCAGGTGTCAGCGTTGACCGCCGCTAACGTCCCTAGATATGCTGCAAAGATCAGCTCGCTAGGTGCCAGGACAGCTATGGCTGCTAATGCGGCACCCAATCCACCATTGGCCAGCACTTGGCCCAAATCGCGCCGCCCGCCCTTGGCGAAGTGAGTTTGAATCGCCGTTTTTTCAGCTAGCCGAAAGCGAGAGAGCAGGCTGGACGACACAAAAAAGACGACCAGCAACCATCCCCAGAGCCAGCCGCCCAGCCCTACGGTCAGCGTCCCTACGAGGGTAGCGCCGATCGCCCCGCTGCCGGAAAGCGCTTCCATACGATAACCGGTCAGGCTGATCACGAGGCTGAGAAGCAGGCCCAGCCCGATCCGGCCCCAATCCCATGGCATCCTGCCCCCCGTATCCGGTCATGGCGACATCAAATTGCCGAGGGCGATCCCCGCCAGGATTTGCACGATGAGAGTGCCGCTCCATAGCAGATAGGCGCCGGCCGGCTGGCGAGCGTAAAACCATCCCCCCCAGATGCCGTTGACGAGCCAGGTTAACAAGGCGATCATCGGCAGCACAAATAAGCCTGCACGCGGCCCAATGCGATCGGGCATGCCCTGGATGTCATAATGAAGGGGGATCTGCTCGGGCAGCCCTGGATAGGCTATACTGAGCCAGCCGAACAGCACCAGGGTGCCGAGGAGCCCCAATGCCAACAAGCTCAGCCCTAGGCGATCGCGCCACATCGATGAGCTAGCAACGCGCGG
This genomic interval from Anaerolineae bacterium contains the following:
- a CDS encoding ABC transporter permease, with the protein product MHKLRAALTILGIIIGVAAVLTTMGIGRGATSNITERIQSQGTNLLVIIPGASNVGGAAGSRRISAHSDHGRCTGPSRSHYASVHYTAGAGLWL
- a CDS encoding DUF92 domain-containing protein, whose product is MPWDWGRIGLGLLLSLVISLTGYRMEALSGSGAIGATLVGTLTVGLGGWLWGWLLVVFFVSSSLLSRFRLAEKTAIQTHFAKGGRRDLGQVLANGGLGAALAAIAVLAPSELIFAAYLGTLAAVNADTWATELGVLSRQRPRLITTGRVVPAGTSGGVTALGFVAALAGGLLIGLAAWTWAQVATLTGVPLAHEATWWPLWAAVGGWIGALCDSLLGATVQATYWCDRCQKETERAVHHCGTPTRRLRGWIWLSNDGVNFLCSLTGGLVTAAWALWWL
- a CDS encoding glycosyltransferase family 2 protein, whose protein sequence is MERPYLSIVIPAYNEERRLPRTLERVFAYMKAKPYVTEVVVVDDGSTDGTASVVERMLPVYPNLRLIRNDHRGKAYTVRTGVLAARGHYVLFCDADLATPIEEWEKLAAHLEAGYDIAIGSREGAGAVRYDEPWYRHLMGRVFNLIVRIVAVGHFQDTQCGFKAFRYDVAQDLFRRVRLYADDAPRVKGAAVTGFDVELLFLAIKRGYRVKEVPVEWHYGTETKVHPLRDSLRNLRDTLMVRWNDLRGVYDSR